One window from the genome of Pedococcus badiiscoriae encodes:
- the mihF gene encoding integration host factor, actinobacterial type, which yields MALPPLTPEQRAAALEKAAVARRERAAVKNRLKYAQGSLKEVIADGKANEVVGKMKVSALLESMPGVGRVRARQIMEEVGISESRRVRGLGANQISALLTRFDEA from the coding sequence GTGGCCCTTCCCCCGTTGACCCCGGAGCAGCGTGCCGCGGCCCTCGAGAAGGCTGCGGTAGCCCGTCGCGAGCGTGCGGCGGTGAAGAACCGCCTGAAGTACGCCCAAGGTTCGCTCAAGGAGGTCATCGCCGACGGCAAGGCCAACGAGGTCGTCGGCAAGATGAAGGTCTCCGCGCTGCTCGAGTCGATGCCCGGCGTGGGCCGGGTCCGCGCCCGCCAGATCATGGAGGAGGTCGGCATCTCCGAGAGCCGCCGAGTCCGCGGCCTGGGTGCCAACCAGATCTCCGCGCTGCTCACCCGCTTCGACGAGGCGTGA
- a CDS encoding aspartate carbamoyltransferase catalytic subunit — MTATAMTETLTRRHLLSSADLSRDQVRAILDTAAEMHRVQQREVKKLPTLRGRTVVNLFFEDSTRTRSSFEIAGKWLSADVINISGKGSSTSKGESLRDTVLTVAAMGVDALVIRHHASGAAEQVSRWVDAHVINAGDGMHEHPTQALLDAYTMERRLGDLEGRHVVIVGDLTHSRVVRSNLITLKTLGARVTLVAPPTLMPSGITTWARTDGFELSNDLDAVLPTADAVMMLRVQRERMSGGFFPTAREYTVGYGLTRARLDALTTANPDAVICHPGPMNRGLEIAADAADSAQSLILDQVSAGVAVRMSVLYHLLAGVGEES; from the coding sequence ATGACCGCCACAGCGATGACCGAGACGCTCACCCGTCGGCACCTGTTGTCGTCCGCGGACCTGAGCCGCGACCAGGTCCGGGCCATCCTGGACACCGCCGCGGAGATGCACCGCGTGCAGCAACGCGAGGTCAAGAAGCTCCCGACCCTGCGGGGACGCACGGTGGTGAACCTCTTCTTCGAGGACTCCACGCGCACGCGCAGCTCGTTCGAGATCGCGGGCAAGTGGCTGTCTGCCGACGTCATCAACATCAGTGGCAAGGGGTCGTCGACCTCCAAGGGGGAGTCGCTGCGCGACACCGTCCTGACCGTCGCAGCGATGGGCGTGGACGCTCTGGTGATCCGGCACCACGCGAGCGGAGCAGCCGAGCAGGTCAGCCGGTGGGTCGACGCGCACGTCATCAACGCCGGCGACGGCATGCACGAGCACCCGACCCAGGCGCTGCTCGACGCGTACACGATGGAGCGCCGGCTCGGTGACCTCGAGGGTCGGCACGTCGTCATCGTCGGCGACCTCACCCACTCCCGCGTGGTGCGTTCCAACCTCATCACCCTCAAGACCCTCGGCGCCCGGGTCACGCTGGTCGCCCCGCCCACCCTGATGCCCAGCGGCATCACGACCTGGGCGCGGACCGACGGGTTCGAGCTGAGCAACGACCTCGACGCCGTGCTGCCGACGGCGGACGCGGTGATGATGCTGCGGGTCCAGCGCGAGCGGATGAGCGGCGGGTTCTTCCCGACGGCACGGGAGTACACCGTCGGCTACGGGCTGACCCGGGCACGGCTCGACGCGCTCACGACAGCCAACCCGGACGCCGTCATCTGCCACCCCGGGCCGATGAACCGCGGCCTGGAGATCGCGGCCGACGCGGCCGACAGTGCCCAGTCGCTCATCCTCGACCAGGTCAGTGCCGGCGTCGCCGTGCGGATGTCGGTGCTCTACCACCTGCTTGCCGGCGTAGGAGAGGAGAGCTGA
- the pyrR gene encoding bifunctional pyr operon transcriptional regulator/uracil phosphoribosyltransferase PyrR produces the protein MRPDFAAPSAVDPDGPVAPSVDAAPSADAAASADAAVPGDADVPDEDSRTVMTEADVSRVLRRIAHEILEHNKGAADLVVLGIPTRGVALARRLATLIGEVEGVPVAVGALDVTMHRDDLRRQPTRSPMHTDIPVSGIDDKVVVLVDDVLYSGRTVRAALDALSDLGRPRIVRLAVLVDRGHRELPIRADHVGKNLPTSSTEKVRVRLSEPDQVEDQVTIAGGESR, from the coding sequence ATGCGTCCTGACTTTGCTGCACCCTCGGCGGTCGACCCCGACGGCCCCGTCGCCCCCTCCGTCGATGCTGCCCCCTCCGCTGACGCTGCCGCGTCGGCCGACGCAGCTGTCCCCGGTGACGCTGATGTCCCCGATGAGGACTCGCGCACGGTCATGACCGAGGCCGACGTGTCCCGGGTGCTGCGACGCATCGCCCACGAGATCCTCGAGCACAACAAGGGCGCGGCCGACCTGGTCGTCCTCGGCATCCCCACCCGGGGGGTCGCGCTGGCTCGCCGCCTCGCCACTCTCATCGGGGAGGTGGAGGGCGTGCCTGTGGCGGTCGGCGCTCTCGATGTCACGATGCACCGTGACGACCTGCGCAGGCAGCCGACCCGCAGCCCCATGCACACCGACATCCCCGTGTCCGGGATCGACGACAAGGTCGTCGTGCTCGTCGACGACGTGCTCTACTCCGGTCGCACCGTCCGCGCGGCCCTGGACGCCCTCTCCGACCTCGGCCGCCCCCGGATCGTGCGGCTGGCCGTGCTCGTGGACCGGGGTCACCGCGAGCTGCCGATCCGAGCCGACCACGTGGGCAAGAACCTGCCCACCTCGAGCACGGAGAAGGTGCGCGTGCGCCTGAGTGAGCCGGACCAGGTCGAGGACCAGGTCACCATCGCCGGAGGGGAGTCCCGATGA
- a CDS encoding dihydroorotate dehydrogenase, with product MSVRLGSVTLPSPMMTASGCAANGRELARFFDIRELGAFVTKSVMADPRSGRGTPRMAETPAGMLNSIGLQGPGISAFVDKDLAWLKQAGARTLVSIAGNTSGEFADVAATLRSSDAFDAVVGVEVNISCPNVANRGLVFACDPMASAKVVALVREQLPRDTPVFAKLTPDVTDIVGVAQACVKAGADGLTMINTLLGMVIDTDRLRPQVAGVTGGLSGPAIRPVAVRAIWQTRAAMLEGRLPTVPIIGVGGVRNGRDALELVAAGASAVQVGTATFNDPNAPVRVGRELAELLQDKGFERLTDAVGVAHGRLA from the coding sequence ATGTCCGTGCGTCTCGGGTCCGTGACGCTGCCCAGCCCCATGATGACCGCCTCCGGCTGCGCGGCGAACGGGCGCGAGCTGGCGCGGTTCTTCGACATCCGCGAGCTGGGGGCCTTCGTCACCAAGTCGGTGATGGCTGACCCGAGGTCGGGGCGCGGCACTCCGCGGATGGCTGAGACCCCAGCGGGCATGCTCAACTCGATCGGCCTGCAGGGGCCGGGCATCTCCGCGTTCGTCGACAAGGACCTGGCGTGGCTCAAGCAGGCCGGTGCCCGGACCCTGGTCTCCATCGCCGGCAACACCAGTGGCGAGTTCGCCGACGTCGCGGCGACGCTGCGCTCCAGTGACGCCTTCGACGCCGTCGTGGGCGTGGAGGTCAACATCTCGTGCCCCAACGTCGCCAACCGCGGCCTCGTGTTCGCCTGCGACCCGATGGCCAGTGCCAAGGTCGTCGCCCTGGTGCGTGAGCAGCTGCCGCGCGACACCCCGGTCTTCGCCAAGCTGACTCCCGACGTGACCGACATCGTCGGCGTCGCGCAGGCCTGCGTGAAGGCGGGCGCCGACGGGCTCACCATGATCAACACCCTGCTCGGCATGGTCATCGACACCGACCGGCTGCGCCCCCAGGTGGCCGGGGTGACCGGCGGGCTCTCCGGTCCGGCGATCCGGCCGGTGGCCGTGCGTGCCATCTGGCAGACCCGCGCCGCGATGCTGGAGGGGCGGCTGCCGACGGTGCCGATCATCGGCGTCGGGGGCGTGCGCAACGGGCGGGACGCCCTCGAGCTGGTCGCGGCCGGAGCGAGCGCCGTCCAGGTGGGGACTGCCACGTTCAACGACCCCAACGCCCCCGTGCGGGTGGGTCGTGAGCTCGCAGAGCTGTTGCAGGACAAGGGATTCGAGCGGCTCACCGATGCGGTCGGCGTCGCCCACGGGAGGCTGGCGTGA
- a CDS encoding dihydroorotase, which produces MAALLVTGANLLGSGAQDLLIEDGVITEVGRLSAKGQRHRDVLDADGLVALPGLVDLHTHLREPGREDAETIASGSAAAAVGGFTAILAMANTSPVTDTAESAERILDLGRAAGLVDVVPVGAVTKGLAGDELAELGLMHRSRASVTVFSDDGHCVHDARVMRRALEYVRSFGGVVSQHAQDPHLAGPQACAHEGELSGRLGLPGWPGIAEESIVARDVMLARHTGSRVHIAHVSTAGTVEVVRWAKAQGINVTAEVTPHHLVLTTDLLSGYDPTYKVNPPLRPQEDVDALRAALADGTIDAVATDHAPHARHDKEHAFVDAAFGMLGLETALSVVSDVMVGGGLLDWDGVARVMSVAPARIAGLASHGQPLAVGSPAHLTLVDPTATVTVDRGSSLSLSRNNPWHGSTLRGAVHATVFAGRVTAQKGVIA; this is translated from the coding sequence ATGGCCGCGCTGCTCGTCACGGGGGCGAACCTGCTCGGGTCCGGGGCCCAGGACCTGCTCATCGAGGACGGGGTCATCACCGAGGTCGGACGGCTCAGCGCCAAGGGGCAACGGCACCGCGACGTCCTCGATGCCGACGGCCTCGTCGCGCTCCCGGGCCTGGTCGACCTGCACACGCACCTGCGCGAGCCCGGCCGTGAGGACGCCGAGACCATCGCCTCGGGTTCGGCCGCCGCCGCGGTCGGTGGCTTCACGGCGATCCTCGCGATGGCCAACACCAGTCCGGTGACCGACACCGCCGAGTCGGCCGAACGCATTCTCGACCTGGGTCGGGCGGCAGGCCTGGTCGACGTCGTCCCGGTGGGCGCGGTCACCAAGGGCCTCGCGGGCGACGAGCTCGCTGAGCTCGGCCTCATGCACCGGTCGAGGGCCTCGGTCACCGTCTTCTCCGACGACGGGCACTGCGTGCACGACGCCCGCGTGATGCGCCGGGCCCTGGAGTACGTGCGCTCCTTCGGTGGCGTCGTCTCGCAGCACGCCCAGGACCCGCACCTGGCGGGTCCCCAGGCGTGCGCCCACGAGGGAGAGCTCTCCGGCCGCCTCGGCCTGCCCGGCTGGCCCGGCATCGCCGAGGAGTCCATCGTGGCCCGGGACGTCATGCTCGCGCGCCACACCGGCTCGCGGGTGCACATCGCCCACGTCTCCACCGCCGGTACCGTCGAGGTGGTCCGCTGGGCCAAGGCCCAGGGCATCAACGTGACCGCCGAGGTCACCCCCCACCACCTCGTCCTCACCACCGACCTGCTGTCGGGCTACGACCCGACCTACAAGGTGAACCCGCCGCTGCGACCCCAGGAGGACGTGGACGCGCTGCGCGCCGCGCTGGCCGACGGCACCATCGACGCGGTCGCGACGGACCACGCGCCGCACGCCCGCCACGACAAGGAGCACGCCTTCGTCGACGCGGCATTCGGCATGCTCGGCCTCGAGACCGCCCTGTCGGTCGTCAGCGACGTCATGGTCGGCGGCGGGCTGCTCGACTGGGACGGGGTCGCGCGCGTCATGTCGGTCGCTCCGGCGAGGATCGCCGGGCTGGCCTCCCACGGCCAGCCGCTCGCCGTGGGATCGCCCGCCCACCTGACCCTGGTCGACCCCACCGCGACGGTCACCGTCGACCGCGGCTCCTCGCTGTCGTTGTCGCGCAACAACCCCTGGCACGGCAGCACCCTGCGCGGCGCGGTCCACGCCACCGTCTTCGCCGGCCGTGTGACGGCCCAGAAAGGAGTCATCGCGTGA
- the carB gene encoding carbamoyl-phosphate synthase large subunit: MAKREDIKSVLVIGSGPIVIGQACEFDYSGTQACRVLREEGIRVILVNSNPATIMTDPEFADATYVEPITPEVVEAIIARERPDAVLATLGGQTALNCAIALHEAGVLEKYDCPLIGANVEAIQLGEDREKFKGVVERCGAESARSMICHSMDECLGAATELGYPVVVRPSFTMGGLGSGFAYDEADLRRIAGDGLQYSPVTEVLLEESITGWKEYELEVMRDHVDNVVVVCSIENLDPMGVHTGDSITVAPALTLTDREYQRLRDIGIAIIREVGVDTGGCNIQFAVNPVDGRIIVIEMNPRVSRSSALASKATGFPIAKIAAKMAIGYTLDEVPNDITRETPASFEPSLDYVVVKVPRFAFEKFPAADPTLTTTMKSVGEAMSIGRNFTEALQKALRSMERKDSTFHWDGPTPSQEQARTLLHIARTPTDGRIVTVQQAMRGGLSVEEVHEATGIDPWFLDQMALINAIADRVVAAPELTPAVLRLAKRHGFSDGQLASLRGMPEAVVRGVRHALGVRPVYKTVDTCAAEFAATTPYHYSTYDEETEVAPREKPAVIILGSGPNRIGQGVEFDYSCVHASFALRDAGYDTVMVNCNPETVSTDYDTSSRLYFEPLTLEDVLEVVHAEQQAGPVAGVIVQLGGQTPLGLAKALKEAGVPIVGTSPEAIDLAEDRGAFGRVLAEAQLPAPKHGTAYSAAEAVEVAREIGYPVLVRPSYVLGGRGMEIVYDDETLATYVTRATVASPEHPVLVDRFLDDAIEIDVDALYDGSEMYLGGIMEHIEEAGIHSGDSACTLPPVTLGVAELERVREATLRLAEGIGVRGLMNVQFALAQDILYVLEANPRASRTVPFVAKATGVPVAKAAARVMLGATIKELREEGLLPPQGDGGSMPSHAPVAVKEAVLPFKRFRTRDGQVVDSLLGPEMRSTGEVMGIDQDFGTAFAKGMLAAGSGLPREGRIFVSVANRDKRAMIFPVKRLADLGFTIVATTGTADVLRRNGIPSQVARKHSERDAGDESIVDLILAGEIAMVVNTPSGPNARADGYAIRAATTSMDRPIVTTVQELAAAVQGIEAQMQGEFTVKPLQEHARDLDLFGTGTGTGPGTATGTGGVA; this comes from the coding sequence ATGGCGAAGCGGGAAGACATCAAGAGCGTCCTGGTCATCGGGTCCGGACCGATCGTCATCGGCCAGGCCTGCGAGTTCGACTACTCGGGCACGCAGGCCTGTCGGGTGCTGCGCGAGGAGGGCATCCGGGTGATCCTGGTGAACTCCAACCCCGCCACGATCATGACCGACCCGGAGTTCGCCGACGCGACGTACGTCGAGCCCATCACCCCGGAGGTCGTCGAGGCGATCATCGCGCGGGAGCGGCCCGACGCGGTGCTCGCGACCCTGGGTGGGCAGACTGCCCTCAACTGCGCGATCGCCCTGCACGAGGCCGGCGTCCTGGAGAAGTACGACTGCCCGCTCATCGGCGCCAACGTCGAGGCCATCCAGCTGGGGGAGGACCGCGAGAAGTTCAAGGGCGTCGTGGAGCGCTGCGGCGCCGAGTCGGCCCGGTCGATGATCTGCCACTCGATGGACGAATGCCTCGGTGCCGCAACGGAGCTCGGCTACCCGGTCGTCGTACGCCCGTCCTTCACCATGGGTGGCCTCGGGTCGGGCTTCGCCTACGACGAGGCCGACCTGCGGCGCATCGCGGGCGACGGTCTGCAGTACTCCCCGGTCACCGAGGTGCTCCTCGAGGAGTCGATCACCGGCTGGAAGGAGTACGAGCTCGAGGTGATGCGCGACCACGTGGACAACGTCGTCGTCGTGTGCTCGATCGAGAACCTCGACCCGATGGGCGTGCACACCGGTGACTCGATCACCGTGGCCCCCGCACTCACCCTGACCGACCGCGAGTACCAGCGCCTGCGCGACATCGGGATCGCGATCATCCGCGAGGTCGGGGTCGACACCGGCGGTTGCAACATCCAGTTCGCGGTGAACCCCGTCGACGGTCGCATCATCGTCATCGAGATGAACCCGCGCGTGTCGCGGTCGTCGGCCCTGGCCTCCAAGGCGACCGGGTTCCCGATCGCCAAGATCGCCGCGAAGATGGCCATCGGCTACACCCTCGACGAGGTGCCCAACGACATCACGCGGGAGACGCCTGCCAGCTTCGAGCCCAGCCTGGACTACGTCGTCGTCAAGGTGCCGAGGTTCGCCTTCGAGAAGTTCCCGGCGGCAGACCCCACCCTGACCACGACGATGAAGTCGGTGGGCGAGGCGATGTCCATCGGCCGCAACTTCACCGAGGCCCTCCAGAAGGCGCTGCGCTCGATGGAGCGCAAGGACAGCACGTTCCACTGGGACGGCCCGACGCCGAGCCAGGAGCAGGCCCGCACCCTGCTGCACATCGCGAGGACGCCGACCGACGGGCGGATCGTCACCGTCCAGCAGGCGATGCGCGGTGGGCTCTCGGTCGAGGAGGTCCACGAGGCGACGGGCATCGACCCCTGGTTCCTCGACCAGATGGCGCTCATCAACGCGATCGCCGACCGGGTCGTCGCTGCACCCGAGCTGACGCCGGCGGTGCTGCGGCTGGCCAAGCGACACGGCTTCAGCGACGGACAGCTCGCCTCGCTGCGCGGTATGCCGGAGGCGGTCGTCCGCGGTGTGCGGCACGCGCTGGGGGTGCGGCCGGTCTACAAGACGGTCGACACCTGTGCGGCCGAGTTCGCCGCCACGACGCCGTACCACTACAGCACCTACGACGAGGAGACCGAGGTGGCGCCGCGCGAGAAGCCCGCCGTCATCATCCTCGGCAGCGGCCCCAACCGGATCGGCCAGGGAGTCGAGTTCGACTACTCGTGCGTCCACGCCAGCTTCGCCCTGCGCGACGCGGGCTACGACACCGTCATGGTCAACTGCAACCCCGAGACCGTCTCCACCGACTACGACACCAGCAGCCGGCTGTACTTCGAGCCGCTGACCCTCGAGGACGTGCTCGAGGTCGTTCACGCCGAGCAGCAGGCCGGCCCGGTCGCCGGGGTCATCGTCCAGCTGGGTGGCCAGACACCCCTGGGCCTGGCCAAGGCGCTCAAGGAGGCCGGCGTGCCCATCGTCGGCACCAGCCCCGAGGCCATCGACCTCGCCGAGGACCGTGGCGCCTTCGGACGCGTCCTCGCCGAGGCCCAGCTGCCGGCACCCAAGCACGGCACGGCCTACAGCGCAGCCGAGGCGGTGGAGGTGGCCCGCGAGATCGGCTACCCCGTGCTCGTGCGGCCCTCCTACGTCCTGGGCGGACGCGGCATGGAGATCGTCTACGACGACGAGACCCTGGCCACCTACGTCACCCGGGCGACCGTGGCGAGTCCCGAGCACCCGGTCCTGGTCGACCGGTTCCTCGACGACGCGATCGAGATCGACGTCGACGCGCTCTACGACGGCAGCGAGATGTACCTCGGCGGGATCATGGAGCACATCGAGGAGGCCGGCATCCACTCCGGGGACTCGGCCTGCACCCTGCCGCCGGTGACGCTGGGCGTGGCCGAGCTGGAGCGCGTCCGCGAGGCGACCCTGCGGCTGGCCGAGGGCATCGGCGTGCGCGGCCTGATGAACGTCCAGTTCGCGCTGGCCCAGGACATCCTCTACGTCCTGGAGGCCAACCCCCGGGCGTCGCGCACCGTGCCGTTCGTGGCCAAGGCGACCGGGGTGCCGGTCGCGAAGGCGGCGGCCAGGGTGATGCTCGGGGCGACCATCAAGGAGCTCCGCGAGGAGGGCCTGCTGCCACCACAGGGCGACGGCGGCTCGATGCCCAGCCACGCACCGGTCGCGGTCAAGGAGGCGGTGCTGCCCTTCAAGCGGTTCCGCACCCGCGACGGCCAGGTCGTCGACAGCCTGCTCGGCCCGGAGATGCGCTCGACCGGCGAGGTCATGGGCATCGACCAGGACTTCGGGACGGCGTTCGCCAAGGGAATGCTCGCGGCCGGCTCAGGCCTGCCGCGCGAAGGGCGCATCTTCGTGTCGGTGGCCAACCGTGACAAGCGGGCCATGATCTTCCCCGTCAAGCGCCTCGCCGACCTCGGCTTCACCATCGTCGCCACGACGGGCACCGCGGATGTGCTGCGGCGCAACGGGATCCCGTCCCAGGTCGCCCGCAAGCACAGCGAGCGCGACGCCGGGGACGAGAGCATCGTCGACCTGATCCTGGCCGGCGAGATCGCGATGGTCGTCAACACCCCGAGCGGTCCCAACGCGCGGGCCGACGGCTATGCCATCCGCGCGGCCACGACCTCGATGGACCGGCCGATCGTCACCACCGTGCAGGAGCTGGCCGCGGCCGTCCAGGGCATCGAGGCCCAGATGCAGGGGGAGTTCACCGTGAAGCCGTTGCAGGAGCACGCCCGGGACCTCGACCTCTTCGGCACGGGCACGGGCACCGGCCCGGGCACAGCCACGGGGACGGGTGGGGTCGCGTGA
- the pyrF gene encoding orotidine-5'-phosphate decarboxylase has product MDDANMDDASLRDVGLQEPTFGQRLRAAMDGYGPLCAGIDPHRALVESWGLRYDVDGLAAFTDTCVEAFAGHVGVVKPQSAFFEVFGSAGVAVLEGAVRALREAGTLVILDAKRGDIGSTMAAYAEASLGKDAVAPADAVTLSPYLGFESLRPALDLAAQTGRGVFVLGLTSNPEGRTVQHARLRDVSVAESMVAGAAAENAGARERGQLGSVGLVVGATVGSAVQELGLDLAGAAAPLLAPGVGAQGGTSEDLRRVFGDALPNVLPSSSREVLSAGPDVGGLRDRAVRTSESLAALLR; this is encoded by the coding sequence ATGGACGACGCGAACATGGACGACGCGAGCCTGCGGGACGTGGGCCTGCAGGAACCGACGTTCGGACAGCGCCTGCGCGCCGCGATGGACGGCTACGGCCCGTTGTGTGCCGGCATCGACCCGCACCGCGCCCTGGTGGAGTCGTGGGGTCTGCGATACGACGTCGACGGCCTCGCTGCCTTCACGGACACGTGCGTCGAAGCATTCGCCGGGCATGTCGGCGTGGTGAAGCCGCAGTCCGCCTTCTTCGAGGTGTTCGGGTCCGCGGGGGTCGCCGTCCTGGAGGGTGCCGTCCGGGCGCTGCGGGAGGCGGGCACCCTCGTGATCCTGGACGCCAAGCGCGGTGACATCGGTTCGACCATGGCGGCCTATGCCGAGGCCAGTCTCGGCAAGGACGCGGTCGCGCCGGCCGACGCGGTCACGCTGAGCCCCTACCTCGGGTTCGAGTCACTGCGTCCGGCGCTCGACCTCGCGGCCCAGACCGGGCGGGGTGTCTTCGTCCTGGGTCTGACGTCCAACCCCGAAGGCCGGACCGTCCAGCACGCGCGACTGCGGGACGTCAGCGTCGCCGAGTCGATGGTGGCCGGTGCGGCCGCCGAGAACGCCGGGGCGCGCGAGCGCGGGCAGCTCGGCAGTGTGGGGCTCGTCGTCGGGGCGACCGTCGGCTCGGCCGTCCAGGAGCTCGGTCTCGACCTGGCCGGCGCGGCGGCGCCCCTGCTTGCTCCCGGGGTGGGGGCGCAGGGTGGCACGAGCGAGGACCTGCGTCGCGTGTTCGGCGATGCCCTCCCCAACGTGCTCCCGTCGAGCAGCCGTGAAGTGCTCAGCGCCGGACCTGACGTGGGCGGCCTGCGCGATCGGGCGGTCCGCACGAGCGAGTCGCTGGCCGCCCTGCTGCGCTGA
- a CDS encoding dihydroorotate dehydrogenase electron transfer subunit — protein sequence MSAATTRHTSQGSGVVQVTGELIATRRVGAYHHLTFVAPGLAELARPGQFVALAVGGDTSATLLRRCFSIHKVSPSGTYGGTVDVVISAVGPGTRWLSTLRAHDEVDIVGPLGRPFPLPTEPVACVLVGGGYGSAPLFWLAEALRERGCHVELVLGAATESKLFGVLEARRYGDGVSVTTDDGSAGTKGWVSDVLPDVIRRTSAAVVYGCGPMGMLKSITDVATAEGAVAQVAVEESMACGVGVCMTCVMPVTGNDGATRMVRSCVEGPVFRGDRVRWDAFVDGVCRVPADTVGAPRVGGH from the coding sequence GTGAGCGCGGCGACCACGCGGCATACCTCGCAGGGCAGTGGCGTCGTGCAGGTGACCGGAGAGCTCATCGCGACCCGACGGGTCGGCGCCTACCACCACCTCACGTTCGTGGCCCCGGGGCTGGCCGAGCTGGCCCGTCCCGGCCAGTTCGTGGCCCTTGCGGTCGGTGGCGACACCAGCGCCACCCTGCTGCGCCGGTGCTTCTCGATCCACAAGGTCAGTCCGTCGGGCACCTATGGCGGCACGGTCGACGTCGTGATCTCGGCCGTCGGGCCGGGCACCCGGTGGCTCAGCACGTTGCGAGCGCACGACGAGGTCGACATCGTCGGCCCGCTGGGTCGCCCCTTCCCGCTGCCCACGGAGCCGGTGGCGTGTGTACTCGTGGGAGGTGGCTACGGCAGCGCGCCGCTGTTCTGGCTCGCCGAGGCGTTGCGCGAGCGTGGCTGCCACGTCGAGCTGGTCCTGGGGGCGGCCACCGAGTCCAAGCTGTTCGGGGTCCTCGAGGCGCGTCGGTATGGCGATGGTGTCTCGGTGACGACGGACGACGGCTCGGCGGGGACGAAGGGCTGGGTGTCCGACGTGCTGCCGGACGTCATCCGGCGCACCTCTGCTGCCGTGGTCTACGGCTGCGGCCCGATGGGGATGCTCAAGTCGATCACGGACGTCGCCACCGCCGAGGGGGCCGTCGCACAGGTCGCCGTCGAGGAGTCGATGGCCTGCGGTGTCGGCGTGTGCATGACCTGTGTCATGCCGGTGACCGGCAACGACGGAGCCACCCGGATGGTCCGTTCCTGTGTCGAGGGCCCGGTGTTCCGGGGCGACCGGGTGCGGTGGGACGCCTTCGTCGACGGCGTGTGCCGCGTGCCCGCCGACACGGTCGGAGCACCGCGGGTGGGTGGCCACTGA
- the carA gene encoding glutamine-hydrolyzing carbamoyl-phosphate synthase small subunit, with protein sequence MSAAAHGFDAAGFDAAGFDAAGFDAAGFDFDRVLDKELAREPAVLVLEDGRVFRGDSYGATGQTVGEAVFSTGMTGYQETLTDPSYHRQVVVMTAPHVGNTGVNDEDDESSRFWVAGYVVRDPALRPSSWRSTRSLEDALVDQGVVGVCGIDTRALTRHLRERGAMRVGIFSGDRATAPVAELVAAVREAPLMKGAALAAEVSTEQAYVVPAVGERRFTVAALDLGIKAMTPALMAQQGIEVHVLPAASTIEDIRAVGEAGPDGVFFSNGPGDPATADAEVAVLREVLDARIPFFGICFGNQLLGRALGFGTYKLKYGHRGINQPVMDRSTGKVEVTAHNHGFAVDAPLDGAVTAPSDGDGTAYGRVRVSHVCLNDDVVEGLECLDLPAYSVQYHPEAAAGPHDAGYLFDRFVQLMEKGNRA encoded by the coding sequence ATGAGCGCCGCTGCACACGGATTCGACGCTGCCGGATTCGACGCTGCCGGATTCGACGCCGCCGGATTCGACGCCGCCGGGTTCGACTTCGACAGGGTGCTCGACAAGGAGCTCGCCAGGGAGCCTGCCGTCCTCGTCCTCGAGGACGGTCGCGTCTTCCGGGGCGACAGCTACGGCGCCACGGGTCAGACGGTGGGCGAGGCGGTCTTCTCCACGGGGATGACCGGCTACCAGGAGACCCTGACCGACCCGAGCTACCACCGGCAGGTCGTGGTCATGACGGCCCCCCACGTCGGGAACACCGGGGTCAACGACGAGGACGACGAGTCGAGCAGGTTCTGGGTCGCCGGCTACGTCGTGCGAGACCCCGCCCTGCGGCCCTCGAGCTGGAGGTCCACGAGGTCGCTCGAGGACGCCCTCGTCGACCAGGGTGTCGTCGGGGTCTGCGGCATCGACACCCGCGCCCTGACCCGGCACCTGCGTGAGCGGGGTGCGATGCGAGTCGGCATCTTCTCGGGCGACCGCGCCACGGCGCCGGTGGCCGAGCTCGTCGCCGCCGTGCGGGAGGCCCCCCTCATGAAGGGGGCGGCCCTCGCGGCCGAGGTGAGCACCGAGCAGGCCTATGTCGTGCCGGCGGTGGGCGAACGGCGCTTCACGGTGGCCGCTCTCGACCTCGGGATCAAGGCGATGACCCCAGCGCTGATGGCCCAGCAGGGCATCGAGGTGCACGTCCTGCCGGCGGCGTCCACGATCGAGGACATCCGCGCGGTGGGGGAGGCCGGCCCCGACGGCGTGTTCTTCTCGAACGGGCCCGGCGACCCGGCCACTGCCGACGCCGAGGTGGCCGTGCTGCGCGAGGTGCTCGACGCACGGATCCCGTTCTTCGGCATCTGCTTCGGCAACCAGCTGCTCGGGCGCGCGCTGGGCTTCGGCACCTACAAGCTCAAGTACGGCCACCGCGGGATCAACCAGCCGGTGATGGACCGCAGCACCGGCAAGGTCGAGGTGACGGCCCACAACCACGGCTTCGCCGTGGACGCCCCGCTCGACGGGGCGGTGACCGCACCGAGCGACGGTGACGGCACGGCATACGGGCGGGTGCGCGTGTCGCACGTGTGCCTCAACGACGACGTGGTCGAGGGGCTGGAGTGCCTCGACCTGCCCGCCTACTCGGTCCAGTACCACCCGGAGGCTGCGGCCGGACCGCACGACGCGGGCTACCTGTTCGACCGGTTCGTGCAGCTCATGGAGAAGGGAAACCGCGCCTGA